The Halovivax ruber XH-70 genome includes the window GCGCATTCGTTTCGCGTCCGGTCGGGACGGTACTGGGGCTGTGGCCCGAGAATGGGTTCGACCGTCCGAACCTATCGCGGCGGGGCCGTCTCACCGTTCGTCGGGTGGTCTGCAGATGATGGCGGGGATTCCCCGTTTCGTCGCCGAGAACGCGCGCCTCGTCGTCGTGGGTATGCTGGTTGCATCGGCCGTGATCGGCGCCGGGGTGCCGATGGTCGAGCGCTCGCTGTCACTCGATCAGTTCCAGACGGACGACGAGGCCGCCGACGCCCTCGACTACGTCGAGGCGAACTTCTCCACCGACGGGTCGGAAACCACCACCGCACAGGTCGTCGTCCGGGACGAGAACGTCCTCGATCGAGAGACGCTCGTCGCCATGCTCGAGTACGAACGTTCCCTGCGGGACGACGAAACGGTCGACGAGACGCTCGTCGAGACCCGAAGCGTGGCAACCCTGGTCGCGACCGCGGCGATCAGTGAGGAACGTGATCCGGCGAACGCCACGCAGGACGGGACGGCGCCCTCCGATGCGAGTGCGTCGTCGGCGGACGGCGAGCGAGCGCCCGACATCGACGCTCGACTCGATGCGCTCCGGTCGCTCTCCGACGACGAGGTCGAACGGCTCGTGGGGGACGTCCTCGCCGGTGACGGGAATCGATCGTCGCAGGCGCTCACACTCCTGCCCGACTACTACGAGCCGGGAACGACCGAGACGAACGCGACGCTACTGGTGGTCACGCAGGAGACGCCTGGCGGTTCGTTCGCCCCAGGTGCTGCACCGGACGAGCTCGAAGCGTCCCAGACGGCCATGCAGGACCTGGCTCCGACCGACGGCTCACTGACGGTTCTCGTCTACGGTGACGGGATCGTCTCCACGGAGATCACCGACTCGATGGTCGACAGCGTACTCCTCGTGGGGCCGCTGGCCGTCGCGTTCGTCCTGATCGTCCTCGTGGTCGTCTACCGCGACCTCCTCGACATCCTGCTCGGGCTCACCGGGATCGGCCTCGTTCTCGTGTGGACGTTCGGTACGATGGGCTGGTTCGGTATCCCGTTCAGCCAGCCGTTTATCGTCGTCCTCGTCCTGCTGATCGGGCTTTCGATCGACTACGGCCTCCACGTCGTCATGCGCTACCGTGAGGCCCGTCCGTCCGGCGAGGTCGCCCCCAGTCGCGCGATGGCCGCGGCGCTCGGGAGTGTCGGCGTCGCACTCGTCTACGTGACGGCCACGACCGTCATCGGCTTCCTCTCGAACCTCGCGAGCCCGCTCGCAATCTTCCGAAATCTCGGGCTCGTCAGCGCGATCGGTATCGTGGCCACGCTGGCAGTCTTCGGCCTCTTCGTTCCGGCACTGAAGGTCGAACTCGACGGCCTGCTCGAACGCCACGGCGTCGATCGAGTGAAACCGGCGGTCGGAACCGGTGGCGGGTCGATCAGTCGCCTTCTCGGTGTGGGTGCGACGCTCGCGACGCGGGCGCCCGCGGCCGTCATCGTCGTCGCGCTCGTCGTCAGCGGCGTTGGGGCCTACGGCGCGACGACGGTCGACGCCAGTTTCGAGCAGTCCGACTTCCTGGCGGAGGATCCCGA containing:
- a CDS encoding efflux RND transporter permease subunit — encoded protein: MMAGIPRFVAENARLVVVGMLVASAVIGAGVPMVERSLSLDQFQTDDEAADALDYVEANFSTDGSETTTAQVVVRDENVLDRETLVAMLEYERSLRDDETVDETLVETRSVATLVATAAISEERDPANATQDGTAPSDASASSADGERAPDIDARLDALRSLSDDEVERLVGDVLAGDGNRSSQALTLLPDYYEPGTTETNATLLVVTQETPGGSFAPGAAPDELEASQTAMQDLAPTDGSLTVLVYGDGIVSTEITDSMVDSVLLVGPLAVAFVLIVLVVVYRDLLDILLGLTGIGLVLVWTFGTMGWFGIPFSQPFIVVLVLLIGLSIDYGLHVVMRYREARPSGEVAPSRAMAAALGSVGVALVYVTATTVIGFLSNLASPLAIFRNLGLVSAIGIVATLAVFGLFVPALKVELDGLLERHGVDRVKPAVGTGGGSISRLLGVGATLATRAPAAVIVVALVVSGVGAYGATTVDASFEQSDFLAEDPDDWVKDLPEPIAPGTYTAERAIDTLEADFVRRDTTASILLTGDVTDPATLERLDAARATARDGPVTATYADGEPAVTDPITVMDRVAAANESFAATYSAADVDGDGIPDRNVTAVYDALYRVAPDDASNVVHRDDGDYEALRMVVTVDGSAADVAVQDLLDSIAADADRDGVDAIATGDGVVNRLTADQLAETALTSLFVALASVLVALAVAYRVTEGSASLGVVTIAPVAATLTWVLGTMALLDIPFNIVTGMITGLTIGLGVDYSLHVTERFVQELASANSTASALRETVTGTGGALLSSAATTASGFAVLLVAILPFLQSFGLITALTIGYAFLASVFVLPSLLVVWVQVVGKGADPS